The following are encoded together in the Glycine max cultivar Williams 82 chromosome 8, Glycine_max_v4.0, whole genome shotgun sequence genome:
- the LOC100778751 gene encoding uncharacterized protein, with protein MATTFTFFRPTMIRASAGSPGRPDPSNRKPVSSNWWAPLFGWPADPDYIGPSQKTSYQSDPEREVGPGRPRSKFAAGCFTEKKAKELRKKTVETSTFHDIMYHSAIASRLASDVSKGYEK; from the coding sequence ATGGCAACCACATTCACGTTTTTCCGACCAACCATGATCCGGGCCTCCGCTGGTTCTCCGGGCAGGCCCGACCCGAGCAACAGGAAGCCCGTTTCCTCCAATTGGTGGGCTCCGCTGTTCGGATGGCCCGCGGATCCGGACTACATCGGCCCATCGCAGAAGACGAGTTATCAATCGGATCCGGAGCGGGAAGTGGGCCCGGGCCGGCCCAGATCCAAATTCGCAGCGGGGTGCTTCACGGAGAAGAAGGCAAAAGAGCTGCGGAAGAAGACCGTGGAAACGTCGACGTTTCACGACATCATGTACCACTCCGCTATTGCGTCCAGGCTCGCGTCCGATGTTTCTAAAGGGTACGAGAAATAA
- the LOC100779277 gene encoding uncharacterized protein isoform X1: MKMQKFKLLLVLFFATCHSSLSITDGLLPNGDFEVGPKPSELKGSIVTTPNGIPHWTISGMVEYIKSGQKQGDMVLVVPHGTYAVRLGNEASIKQKIQVVKGMFYSLTFSASRTCAQEEKLNVSVVPSNEKSDWGVFPIQTMYGSNGCDSYACGFRADYPRVEIVIHNPGVDEDPACGPLIDSVALKLLHSPKRTRDNLLKNGNFEEGPYVFPKESWGVLIPPHIEDAYSPLPGWMVESLKAVKYIDSDHFAVPEGKRAIELVAGKESAIAQVVITIIGKVYDLTFVVGDANNSCEGSMVVEAFAGKDTIQVQYQSKGKGGFIRGKLRFKAMSTRTRIRFLSTFYTTKSDNTGSLCGPIIDDIRLLSVRYS; the protein is encoded by the exons ATGAAAATGCAGAAGTTCAAATTGCTTCTAGTGCTATTCTTCGCTACTTGCCACTCCTCTTTGTCCATCACAGATG GTTTGTTGCCAAATGGAGACTTCGAGGTTGGTCCAAAACCATCAGAGTTGAAAGGTTCAATAGTGACTACCCCCAATGGCATTCCACATTGGACAATCTCAGGAATGGTTGAATACATAAAATCAGGGCAGAAGCAAGGTGACATGGTGCTGGTTGTGCCTCATGGTACCTATGCTGTTAGGCTTGGCAACGAAGCTTCCATTAAGCAGAAGATCCAAGTTGTGAAGGGCATGTTCTACTCATTAACATTCAGTGCCTCACGCACTTGTGCTCAAGAGGAGAAGCTCAACGTGTCAGTGGTGCCATCCAATGAGAAGAGTGATTGGGGAGTGTTTCCCATTCAAACTATGTATGGAAGCAATGGTTGTGACTCTTATGCATGTGGGTTCCGAGCAGATTACCCTCGAGTGGAAATTGTGATCCATAACCCTGGCGTGGATGAGGATCCTGCTTGTGGTCCTCTTATTGATTCTGTTGCCTTGAAACTCTTGCACTCACCCAAACGAACTAGAG ACAATTTGTTGAAGAATGGAAACTTTGAAGAGGGTCCATATGTGTTTCCCAAAGAATCTTGGGGGGTTCTAATTCCACCTCACATAGAGGATGCCTACAGTCCTTTGCCAGGATGGATGGTTGAGTCTCTCAAGGCTGTGAAGTATATTGATTCTGATCACTTTGCTGTGCCTGAAGGAAAAAGAGCTATTGAGCTTGTAGCAGGGAAAGAGAGTGCAATTGCACAAGTGGTCATCACAATAATTGGTAAGGTTTATGACCTTACTTTTGTTGTGGGCGATGCCAACAATTCATGTGAAGGTTCCATGGTGGTAGAAGCATTTGCTGGTAAAGATACTATCCAAGTGCAATATCAATCTAAGGGTAAAGGAGGGTTCATTAGAGGCAAGCTTCGATTCAAGGCTATGTCAACACGCACACGCATCAGATTCCTAAGCACATTTTACACCACCAAGAGTGACAACACTGGTTCACTTTGTGGACCCATAATTGATGATATAAGATTGCTTAGTGTGCGTTATTCTTAA
- the LOC100779277 gene encoding uncharacterized protein isoform X2 encodes MDSGPLSCLTSVLLHLSKCLSLLPNGDFEVGPKPSELKGSIVTTPNGIPHWTISGMVEYIKSGQKQGDMVLVVPHGTYAVRLGNEASIKQKIQVVKGMFYSLTFSASRTCAQEEKLNVSVVPSNEKSDWGVFPIQTMYGSNGCDSYACGFRADYPRVEIVIHNPGVDEDPACGPLIDSVALKLLHSPKRTRDNLLKNGNFEEGPYVFPKESWGVLIPPHIEDAYSPLPGWMVESLKAVKYIDSDHFAVPEGKRAIELVAGKESAIAQVVITIIGKVYDLTFVVGDANNSCEGSMVVEAFAGKDTIQVQYQSKGKGGFIRGKLRFKAMSTRTRIRFLSTFYTTKSDNTGSLCGPIIDDIRLLSVRYS; translated from the exons ATGGATTCGGGCCCATTGTCATGCCTAACCTCAGTTCTTCTTCACCTTTCAAAATGTTTAA GTTTGTTGCCAAATGGAGACTTCGAGGTTGGTCCAAAACCATCAGAGTTGAAAGGTTCAATAGTGACTACCCCCAATGGCATTCCACATTGGACAATCTCAGGAATGGTTGAATACATAAAATCAGGGCAGAAGCAAGGTGACATGGTGCTGGTTGTGCCTCATGGTACCTATGCTGTTAGGCTTGGCAACGAAGCTTCCATTAAGCAGAAGATCCAAGTTGTGAAGGGCATGTTCTACTCATTAACATTCAGTGCCTCACGCACTTGTGCTCAAGAGGAGAAGCTCAACGTGTCAGTGGTGCCATCCAATGAGAAGAGTGATTGGGGAGTGTTTCCCATTCAAACTATGTATGGAAGCAATGGTTGTGACTCTTATGCATGTGGGTTCCGAGCAGATTACCCTCGAGTGGAAATTGTGATCCATAACCCTGGCGTGGATGAGGATCCTGCTTGTGGTCCTCTTATTGATTCTGTTGCCTTGAAACTCTTGCACTCACCCAAACGAACTAGAG ACAATTTGTTGAAGAATGGAAACTTTGAAGAGGGTCCATATGTGTTTCCCAAAGAATCTTGGGGGGTTCTAATTCCACCTCACATAGAGGATGCCTACAGTCCTTTGCCAGGATGGATGGTTGAGTCTCTCAAGGCTGTGAAGTATATTGATTCTGATCACTTTGCTGTGCCTGAAGGAAAAAGAGCTATTGAGCTTGTAGCAGGGAAAGAGAGTGCAATTGCACAAGTGGTCATCACAATAATTGGTAAGGTTTATGACCTTACTTTTGTTGTGGGCGATGCCAACAATTCATGTGAAGGTTCCATGGTGGTAGAAGCATTTGCTGGTAAAGATACTATCCAAGTGCAATATCAATCTAAGGGTAAAGGAGGGTTCATTAGAGGCAAGCTTCGATTCAAGGCTATGTCAACACGCACACGCATCAGATTCCTAAGCACATTTTACACCACCAAGAGTGACAACACTGGTTCACTTTGTGGACCCATAATTGATGATATAAGATTGCTTAGTGTGCGTTATTCTTAA